CGCGGCCGCGTTCTCGCGCGTGGTGCTGAGCTGAACACCAGGCACACCCGCCGCCTCCAGCGCACGCAGGTGCGCTTCGAGCCGCCGCCGACCCAGACCCAGCCCGGGGCCCCGTGCGGCGGGAAGCAGGTTGAGGTGCAGGTGGGCGGGGTAGAGGTTCCACGGCGCGTGTGGGGAGGGAAAGCGCAGCGCCCGCAGCAGGTAGGGGCCAGCGGCCAGGGACCGGGTGTGGCGGCCGCCCAGGCACCGGGGAAGGACCCGGCGCAGGACGACAGCGCGGAGCGCGCGCCCGTACACGCCCGGATCAGGCGCCCCCAGCGCGTAGCCGACCACCTGACCGCCACCCTCCGCGACGAGATTGGCAGGCCCCGTCCCTTCCAGGGGGGGCCGCGCCCACAGGTCGGCGAAGAGCGCCGGGTCCGGGAAGGAGCGTTCGGCGCTCCCGCCGAAGAACCCGGTCAGGTACGCTACGCGGCCCAAGGTGTCCTGGTCGGCGAGGGTGGCCGGACGGAGGCGCGGAGGGTCGGGCCTACGAGAGGGAGAGCATCGGGCGAATGGGGATGGGTTCCGCACCCCGCCGGGGCGCCTGAACGCGGCGGCACCTCCTCTCCACAGGGCAAGGACCTTCGCGGCGCCCGCAAGCGGGCGGGCCGCCTCCCGAACCCTCGTCAAATCGGTTCGGCGCGGCACCCCGGTTCTTCCCGGTGGGGAACGCAGCGCCCGTCGGGCTCCACGCCGTTCGGCACGCTATACCGGTTCTCAACCTTTTCGGGCGAGGCTGGAGGCATGAAGAGCAAGGGGGTCTGGTGGGCCGGGTTGACCGTCACCGTGTCGGCTGCCCTGGGACTGTGGGGAATCAACCAGGCGGAGGTGCCGTGGAACTTGAACAGCGTCCACCTCCCCCCGGCCTCGGGGGTGACGTTCGCGGCGGCTCACCCCGTGACGGTGGCCATCCTCGACACCGGGATG
This is a stretch of genomic DNA from Deinococcus aerius. It encodes these proteins:
- a CDS encoding GNAT family N-acetyltransferase, producing MGRVAYLTGFFGGSAERSFPDPALFADLWARPPLEGTGPANLVAEGGGQVVGYALGAPDPGVYGRALRAVVLRRVLPRCLGGRHTRSLAAGPYLLRALRFPSPHAPWNLYPAHLHLNLLPAARGPGLGLGRRRLEAHLRALEAAGVPGVQLSTTRENAAALILYRTCGFEEVAARVTPSWTPWLGRPVEHLALARRL